A genomic segment from Gilvibacter sp. SZ-19 encodes:
- a CDS encoding FG-GAP-like repeat-containing protein: MFKRLALSCVFLSLTATTALYAQVLFDQVADDLGLVVTSNIDLGSGVSFCDFNGDGWDDLTFATQEGIQVRFFQNNSSGFTEVFLIDDTPLYTNKQVIWVDIDNDGDKDFFTANAEFPNVLYENVDGTLVDITAESGLPTVSKMTHSGNWGDYDNDGFLDLFLASRDPDQLISNQLFRNNGDNTFTDVTISSGIGEVSELTFQGTFFDYDNDGDVDLYLINDRSFTKNILYRNNGDGTFTDVSVESGADFDMDAMSIALEDYDADGFIDVYITNVFAPESDTVGNVLMKNNGDGTFSNVAEAAEVRFDTWSWGANWTDANNDGYLDLYVSGASPVNTATLNAAALYVSDGDGTFTEENANGFEEDLANSFGNALGDFNQDGYQDIVVTNHFGHFSYLWENLSSTVNSNNYIALKMQGVASNRDGAGARIEIMSGGQKQYRVVALGESYLSQNSNTEIIGLGNQGLDYVQVTWPSGTVDFYDDITPNQRLTLVEGVGYLSAETPLDNTGFAMYPNPASSALNLIHTNANINAVRIYNALGQLLLTKEFSVAKAQQIEIGQLARGSYWVEIITDSGRQTKKLIKQ, translated from the coding sequence ATGTTTAAAAGACTCGCACTTTCTTGTGTTTTTCTATCGCTCACAGCTACAACCGCTTTATATGCTCAGGTATTGTTTGACCAGGTTGCAGACGATCTCGGTTTAGTAGTTACCTCAAATATAGACCTGGGTAGTGGTGTTTCGTTTTGTGATTTTAATGGCGACGGTTGGGACGATCTTACCTTTGCGACTCAAGAAGGGATACAAGTGCGGTTCTTTCAAAATAACAGTAGTGGATTTACGGAGGTATTCCTGATCGACGACACGCCTTTATATACCAATAAACAAGTCATTTGGGTAGATATAGACAATGACGGCGATAAGGACTTCTTTACGGCCAATGCGGAGTTTCCCAATGTGCTGTATGAAAATGTAGATGGAACATTGGTTGATATTACTGCGGAGTCGGGCTTACCTACGGTCTCTAAAATGACCCACAGCGGGAACTGGGGCGATTACGATAATGACGGCTTCCTAGACCTGTTTTTAGCGAGTCGCGACCCGGATCAACTCATAAGCAATCAACTCTTTAGAAATAATGGTGACAATACCTTTACCGACGTTACCATAAGCTCCGGTATTGGTGAAGTTTCTGAGCTTACTTTTCAAGGCACTTTTTTCGACTATGACAACGATGGTGATGTGGATCTTTATCTGATCAATGACCGATCGTTCACAAAAAATATACTGTATCGAAATAATGGTGACGGCACTTTTACCGATGTCTCTGTGGAATCTGGGGCAGATTTTGATATGGATGCTATGTCTATTGCACTAGAAGATTACGATGCAGATGGCTTTATCGACGTGTATATCACCAATGTTTTTGCTCCAGAGAGTGATACCGTTGGGAATGTACTGATGAAGAACAACGGCGATGGCACCTTTAGTAATGTGGCAGAAGCTGCGGAAGTCCGATTCGATACCTGGTCTTGGGGTGCCAATTGGACAGATGCTAATAATGACGGCTATTTAGATCTCTATGTGAGTGGAGCCTCGCCAGTTAATACTGCAACGCTTAACGCCGCAGCACTCTATGTTAGCGATGGTGATGGAACCTTTACCGAAGAGAACGCCAACGGATTCGAAGAAGATCTTGCCAATTCGTTTGGGAATGCTCTGGGCGATTTTAACCAAGACGGATATCAAGATATAGTTGTTACCAATCATTTTGGACATTTTTCATATCTCTGGGAGAACCTAAGCAGTACTGTGAACTCAAACAATTATATCGCTCTAAAAATGCAAGGTGTAGCGAGCAATAGGGATGGGGCGGGAGCCCGTATCGAGATCATGTCCGGAGGGCAGAAACAATATCGGGTTGTTGCCTTGGGCGAGAGTTACCTCAGTCAAAATTCCAACACCGAGATCATAGGATTAGGTAATCAAGGGCTAGATTACGTGCAAGTCACTTGGCCCAGTGGTACGGTTGATTTTTACGACGATATTACACCCAATCAGCGTTTAACCCTAGTGGAAGGTGTTGGTTATCTCTCCGCAGAAACACCGCTAGACAATACCGGTTTTGCCATGTATCCAAACCCAGCTAGCTCTGCGCTTAATTTGATACACACCAATGCCAATATCAACGCAGTTCGTATTTATAATGCTCTTGGGCAATTGTTGCTAACTAAAGAATTTAGCGTAGCAAAGGCTCAGCAAATCGAAATAGGGCAATTGGCCAGAGGCTCTTATTGGGTCGAGATCATTACGGATTCTGGGCGACAAACTAAAAAGCTTATCAAGCAGTAG
- a CDS encoding DUF6095 family protein has translation MANKHPDQKHTDVALLKKGLKYMFFCLLLIVLGPYLITLSFINDTALFILIPGLAAAAGAIYMGFKGIRTIVSAVFDGVPANKSAEE, from the coding sequence ATGGCCAATAAACACCCTGATCAAAAACATACAGACGTCGCCTTATTGAAAAAAGGATTGAAGTATATGTTCTTTTGCTTGCTACTGATCGTCCTTGGACCTTATCTGATCACATTGTCGTTTATTAACGATACCGCACTTTTTATACTGATTCCAGGATTGGCAGCAGCAGCTGGCGCCATTTACATGGGCTTTAAAGGGATAAGAACAATTGTCAGCGCTGTTTTTGACGGCGTGCCCGCCAATAAATCCGCAGAAGAATAG
- the murQ gene encoding N-acetylmuramic acid 6-phosphate etherase encodes MFQKTTESDSLYNDLEQKSIAELLQGINTEDQKVPQVIAGILPQIEAVVAQVVAKLKEGGRLFYMGAGTSGRLGIVDASECPPTFGVPHEMVIGLIAGGDSAIRKAVEFAEDDTEQGWRDLQEYNVDKNDIVLGIAASGTTPYVIGALEQCNAHGIVTACITCNAGSPLDEVAQFPIVAVVGPEFVTGSSRMKAGTAQKLILNMITTTTMIQLGRVKGNKMVDMQLSNHKLVERGTRMIVQATGISSEEAKERLLQHQSVREAIKSIEDGQ; translated from the coding sequence ATGTTTCAAAAAACGACCGAATCCGACTCCCTCTACAACGATCTTGAGCAAAAAAGCATAGCGGAATTGTTACAAGGCATCAATACTGAAGACCAAAAAGTTCCTCAGGTAATAGCAGGTATCTTACCTCAAATTGAGGCAGTAGTTGCTCAGGTAGTTGCCAAACTAAAGGAAGGCGGGCGCTTGTTTTATATGGGAGCCGGAACTTCCGGACGTCTGGGAATCGTTGATGCCAGTGAGTGTCCTCCTACCTTTGGAGTACCGCACGAAATGGTGATAGGTCTCATAGCTGGTGGAGATAGTGCAATTCGCAAAGCTGTAGAATTTGCAGAGGATGACACCGAGCAAGGCTGGAGAGACCTGCAAGAATACAATGTGGATAAAAATGACATTGTGCTCGGGATTGCAGCCTCCGGAACAACCCCCTATGTAATTGGAGCCTTAGAGCAATGCAATGCCCACGGAATTGTTACGGCCTGTATAACCTGTAATGCGGGAAGCCCGCTTGATGAGGTTGCTCAATTTCCTATAGTAGCCGTTGTTGGCCCTGAATTTGTCACTGGAAGCTCCCGGATGAAGGCTGGTACTGCGCAAAAGCTCATTTTGAACATGATCACTACCACGACCATGATTCAGTTAGGACGCGTCAAAGGAAACAAAATGGTAGACATGCAACTCAGCAACCACAAATTGGTAGAACGCGGTACGCGTATGATCGTTCAGGCTACCGGAATTAGCTCCGAAGAAGCCAAAGAAAGACTATTACAACATCAAAGTGTGCGCGAAGCAATTAAATCTATAGAAGATGGCCAATAA